A single Suricata suricatta isolate VVHF042 chromosome 2, meerkat_22Aug2017_6uvM2_HiC, whole genome shotgun sequence DNA region contains:
- the ALDH18A1 gene encoding delta-1-pyrroline-5-carboxylate synthase isoform X2, whose translation MLSQVYRSGFLPFRQCLLPWVQSTGLSRSPTDRVQPSTIRHVRSWSNIPFITVPLSRTHGKSFAHRSELKHAKRIVVKLGSAVVTRGDECGLALGRLASIVEQVSVLQNQGREMMLVTSGAVAFGKQRLRHEILLSQSVRQALHSGQNQLKEMAIPVLEARACAAAGQSGLMALYEAMFTQYSICAAQILVTNLDFHDEQKRRNLNGTLHELLRMNIVPIVNTNDAVVPPAEPNSDLQGVNVISVKDNDSLAARLAVEMKTDLLIVLSDVEGLFDSPPGSDDAKLIDIFYPGDQQSVTFGTKSRVGMGGMEAKVKAALWALQGGTSVVIANGTHPKVSGHVITDIVEGKKVGTFFSEVKPAGPTVEQQGEMARSGGRMLATLEPEQRAEIIHHLADLLTDQRDEILLANKKDLEEAEGRLAAPLLKRLSLSTSKLNSLAIGLRQIAASSQDSVGRVLRRTRIAKNLELEQVTVPIGVLLVIFESRPDCLPQVAALAIASGNGLLLKGGKEATHSNRILHLLAQEALSVHGVKEAIQLVNTREEVEDLCRLDKMIDLIIPRGSSQLVRDIQKAAKGIPVMGHSEGICHMYVDSEASVDKATRLVRDSKCEYPAACNALETLLIHRDLLRTPLFDQIIDMLRVEQVKIHAGPKFASYLTFSPSEVKSLRTEYGDLELCIEVVDSVQEAIDHIHKYGSSHTDVIVTENEKTAEFFLQHVDSACVFWNASTRFSDGYRFGLGAEVGISTSRIHARGPVGLEGLLTTKWLLRGQDHVVSDFSEHGSLKYLHENLPVPQRNTN comes from the exons ATGTTGAGTCAAGTCTACCGCTCTGGGTTCCTGCCCTTCCGCCAGTGTCTCCTGCCCTGGGTCCAATCCACAGGCCTCTCCAGATCTC CTACAGATCGTGTCCAGCCCTCAACCATCAGACATGTTCGTTCTTGGAGCAACATCCCCTTTATCACTGTGCCTCTCAGTCGTACACATGGCAAGTCTTTTGCCCACCGCAGTGAGCTGAAGCATGCCAAGAGAATCGTCGTGAAACTCGGGAGTGCCGTAGTGACCCGGGGGGATGAGTGTGGCCTtgcactggggcgcctggcaTCTATTGTTGAGCAG GTGTCAGTGCTCCAGAATCAAGGCCGAGAGATGATGCTGGTGACCAGTGGAGCCGTAGCCTTCGGCAAGCAACGCTTGCGCCATGAGATCCTTTTGTCTCAGAGTGTGCGGCAGGCCCTGCACTCAGGGCAGAACCAGTTGAAAGAGATG GCAATTCCGGTCTTGGAAGCACGAGCCTGTGCAGCCGCCGGGCAGAGTGGGCTGATGGCCTTGTATGAGGCCATGTTTACTCAGTACAGCATCTGTGCTGCCCAG ATTTTGGTGACCAACTTGGATTTCCATGATGAGCAGAAGCGCAGAAACCTTAATGGGACACTTCATGAGCTCCTCCGAATGAACATAGTTCCCATTGTCAACACAAATGATGCTGTTGTGCCCCCAGCAGAGCCCAATAGTGATCTCCAGGGGGTAAAT GTTATTAGCGTTAAAGATAATGATAGCCTGGCTGCCCGTCTGGCTGTGGAAATGAAAACTGACCTCTTGATTGTTCTTTCAGATGTAGAAG GTCTCTTTGACAGTCCCCCAGGGTCAGATGATGCAAAGCTCATTGATATATTTTATCCTGGAGATCAGCAGTCTGTGACCTTTGGAACCAAGTCAAGAGTAGGAATGGGTGGCATGGAAGCCAAG GTGAAAGCGGCCCTCTGGGCTTTGCAAGGTGGCACTTCTGTGGTTATTGCCAACGGAACCCACCCAAAGGTGTCTGGACATGTCATCACAGACATtgtggagggaaagaaagttggcaCCTTCTTTTCTGAAGTAAAGCCTGCTG GCCCTACCGTTGAGCAGCAGGGAGAAATGGCTCGGTCAGGAGGAAGGATGCTGGCCACTCTGGAACCTGAGCAG AGAGCAGAGATTATTCATCATCTGGCTGATCTGTTGACGGACCAGCGTGATGAGATCCTGTTAGCCAACAAGAAAGActtggaggaggcagagg GGAGACTCGCGGCTCCTCTACTGAAACGGCTGAGCCTCTCCACATCTAAATTGAACAGCCTGGCCATCGGTCTGCGGCAGATCGCAGCCTCCTCACAGGACAGCGTGGGGCGTGTTTTGCGTCGAACCCGTATTGCCAAAAACTTGGAACTAGAACAAGTGACCGTCCCAATTGGAGTCCTGTTGGTCATCTTTGAATCTCGCCCAGACTGTCTACCCCAG GTGGCAGCCTTGGCTATAGCAAGTGGTAACGGCTTATTActcaaaggaggaaaggaggccaCACATAGCAACCGGATCCTTCACCTTTTAGCCCAAGAGGCCCTCTCAGTCCATGGGGTCAAGGAGGCCATACAGCTG GTGAATACCAGAGAAGAAGTGGAAGACCTTTGTCGCCTAGACAAAATGATAGACCTGATCATTCCACGTGGCTCTTCCCAGCTGGTCAGAGATATCCAGAAAGCTGCTAAGGGGATCCCGGTGATGGGGCACAGTGAGGGGATCTGCCACATGTATGTGGATTCAGAGGCCAGCGTCGATAAAGCCACCAGACTGG tcCGTGACTCTAAATGTGAATATCCGGCTGCCTGTAATGCTTTGGAGACTCTTTTAATCCACCGAGATCTGCTGAGAACACCATTGTTTGACCAGATCATTGACATGCTGAGAGTGGAACAG GTGAAAATTCATGCAGGCCCCAAGTTTGCCTCTTATCTGACCTTCAGCCCTTCTGAAGTAAAGTCCCTCCGAACTGAGTATGGGGACCTGGAATTGTGCATTGAAGTGGTGGACAGCGTCCAGGAGGCCATTGACCACATCCACAAGTACGGCAGCTCACACACAGACGTCATTGTCACAGAGAATG AGAAAACAGCAGAGTTCTTTCTCCAGCACGTAGATAGTGCCTGTGTGTTCTGGAATGCCAGCACTCGCTTCTCTGATGGCTACCGCTTCGGACTGG GAGCTGAAGTGGGCATCAGTACGTCGCGGATCCACGCGCGGGGGCCCGTAGGACTGGAGGGACTGCTCACTACGAAGTGGCTGCTGCGAGGGCAGGACCACGTGGTCTCTGATTTCTCCGAGCATGGAAGTTTGAAATACCTTCACGagaacctccctgtgcctcagagAAACACCAACTGA
- the ALDH18A1 gene encoding delta-1-pyrroline-5-carboxylate synthase isoform X3: MLSQVYRSGFLPFRQCLLPWVQSTGLSRSRATDRVQPSTIRHVRSWSNIPFITVPLSRTHGKSFAHRSELKHAKRIVVKLGSAVVTRGDECGLALGRLASIVEQVSVLQNQGREMMLVTSGAVAFGKQRLRHEILLSQSVRQALHSGQNQLKEMAIPVLEARACAAAGQSGLMALYEAMFTQYSICAAQILVTNLDFHDEQKRRNLNGTLHELLRMNIVPIVNTNDAVVPPAEPNSDLQGVISVKDNDSLAARLAVEMKTDLLIVLSDVEGLFDSPPGSDDAKLIDIFYPGDQQSVTFGTKSRVGMGGMEAKVKAALWALQGGTSVVIANGTHPKVSGHVITDIVEGKKVGTFFSEVKPAGPTVEQQGEMARSGGRMLATLEPEQRAEIIHHLADLLTDQRDEILLANKKDLEEAEGRLAAPLLKRLSLSTSKLNSLAIGLRQIAASSQDSVGRVLRRTRIAKNLELEQVTVPIGVLLVIFESRPDCLPQVAALAIASGNGLLLKGGKEATHSNRILHLLAQEALSVHGVKEAIQLVNTREEVEDLCRLDKMIDLIIPRGSSQLVRDIQKAAKGIPVMGHSEGICHMYVDSEASVDKATRLVRDSKCEYPAACNALETLLIHRDLLRTPLFDQIIDMLRVEQVKIHAGPKFASYLTFSPSEVKSLRTEYGDLELCIEVVDSVQEAIDHIHKYGSSHTDVIVTENEKTAEFFLQHVDSACVFWNASTRFSDGYRFGLGAEVGISTSRIHARGPVGLEGLLTTKWLLRGQDHVVSDFSEHGSLKYLHENLPVPQRNTN; this comes from the exons ATGTTGAGTCAAGTCTACCGCTCTGGGTTCCTGCCCTTCCGCCAGTGTCTCCTGCCCTGGGTCCAATCCACAGGCCTCTCCAGATCTC GAGCTACAGATCGTGTCCAGCCCTCAACCATCAGACATGTTCGTTCTTGGAGCAACATCCCCTTTATCACTGTGCCTCTCAGTCGTACACATGGCAAGTCTTTTGCCCACCGCAGTGAGCTGAAGCATGCCAAGAGAATCGTCGTGAAACTCGGGAGTGCCGTAGTGACCCGGGGGGATGAGTGTGGCCTtgcactggggcgcctggcaTCTATTGTTGAGCAG GTGTCAGTGCTCCAGAATCAAGGCCGAGAGATGATGCTGGTGACCAGTGGAGCCGTAGCCTTCGGCAAGCAACGCTTGCGCCATGAGATCCTTTTGTCTCAGAGTGTGCGGCAGGCCCTGCACTCAGGGCAGAACCAGTTGAAAGAGATG GCAATTCCGGTCTTGGAAGCACGAGCCTGTGCAGCCGCCGGGCAGAGTGGGCTGATGGCCTTGTATGAGGCCATGTTTACTCAGTACAGCATCTGTGCTGCCCAG ATTTTGGTGACCAACTTGGATTTCCATGATGAGCAGAAGCGCAGAAACCTTAATGGGACACTTCATGAGCTCCTCCGAATGAACATAGTTCCCATTGTCAACACAAATGATGCTGTTGTGCCCCCAGCAGAGCCCAATAGTGATCTCCAGGGG GTTATTAGCGTTAAAGATAATGATAGCCTGGCTGCCCGTCTGGCTGTGGAAATGAAAACTGACCTCTTGATTGTTCTTTCAGATGTAGAAG GTCTCTTTGACAGTCCCCCAGGGTCAGATGATGCAAAGCTCATTGATATATTTTATCCTGGAGATCAGCAGTCTGTGACCTTTGGAACCAAGTCAAGAGTAGGAATGGGTGGCATGGAAGCCAAG GTGAAAGCGGCCCTCTGGGCTTTGCAAGGTGGCACTTCTGTGGTTATTGCCAACGGAACCCACCCAAAGGTGTCTGGACATGTCATCACAGACATtgtggagggaaagaaagttggcaCCTTCTTTTCTGAAGTAAAGCCTGCTG GCCCTACCGTTGAGCAGCAGGGAGAAATGGCTCGGTCAGGAGGAAGGATGCTGGCCACTCTGGAACCTGAGCAG AGAGCAGAGATTATTCATCATCTGGCTGATCTGTTGACGGACCAGCGTGATGAGATCCTGTTAGCCAACAAGAAAGActtggaggaggcagagg GGAGACTCGCGGCTCCTCTACTGAAACGGCTGAGCCTCTCCACATCTAAATTGAACAGCCTGGCCATCGGTCTGCGGCAGATCGCAGCCTCCTCACAGGACAGCGTGGGGCGTGTTTTGCGTCGAACCCGTATTGCCAAAAACTTGGAACTAGAACAAGTGACCGTCCCAATTGGAGTCCTGTTGGTCATCTTTGAATCTCGCCCAGACTGTCTACCCCAG GTGGCAGCCTTGGCTATAGCAAGTGGTAACGGCTTATTActcaaaggaggaaaggaggccaCACATAGCAACCGGATCCTTCACCTTTTAGCCCAAGAGGCCCTCTCAGTCCATGGGGTCAAGGAGGCCATACAGCTG GTGAATACCAGAGAAGAAGTGGAAGACCTTTGTCGCCTAGACAAAATGATAGACCTGATCATTCCACGTGGCTCTTCCCAGCTGGTCAGAGATATCCAGAAAGCTGCTAAGGGGATCCCGGTGATGGGGCACAGTGAGGGGATCTGCCACATGTATGTGGATTCAGAGGCCAGCGTCGATAAAGCCACCAGACTGG tcCGTGACTCTAAATGTGAATATCCGGCTGCCTGTAATGCTTTGGAGACTCTTTTAATCCACCGAGATCTGCTGAGAACACCATTGTTTGACCAGATCATTGACATGCTGAGAGTGGAACAG GTGAAAATTCATGCAGGCCCCAAGTTTGCCTCTTATCTGACCTTCAGCCCTTCTGAAGTAAAGTCCCTCCGAACTGAGTATGGGGACCTGGAATTGTGCATTGAAGTGGTGGACAGCGTCCAGGAGGCCATTGACCACATCCACAAGTACGGCAGCTCACACACAGACGTCATTGTCACAGAGAATG AGAAAACAGCAGAGTTCTTTCTCCAGCACGTAGATAGTGCCTGTGTGTTCTGGAATGCCAGCACTCGCTTCTCTGATGGCTACCGCTTCGGACTGG GAGCTGAAGTGGGCATCAGTACGTCGCGGATCCACGCGCGGGGGCCCGTAGGACTGGAGGGACTGCTCACTACGAAGTGGCTGCTGCGAGGGCAGGACCACGTGGTCTCTGATTTCTCCGAGCATGGAAGTTTGAAATACCTTCACGagaacctccctgtgcctcagagAAACACCAACTGA
- the ALDH18A1 gene encoding delta-1-pyrroline-5-carboxylate synthase isoform X1 has product MLSQVYRSGFLPFRQCLLPWVQSTGLSRSRATDRVQPSTIRHVRSWSNIPFITVPLSRTHGKSFAHRSELKHAKRIVVKLGSAVVTRGDECGLALGRLASIVEQVSVLQNQGREMMLVTSGAVAFGKQRLRHEILLSQSVRQALHSGQNQLKEMAIPVLEARACAAAGQSGLMALYEAMFTQYSICAAQILVTNLDFHDEQKRRNLNGTLHELLRMNIVPIVNTNDAVVPPAEPNSDLQGVNVISVKDNDSLAARLAVEMKTDLLIVLSDVEGLFDSPPGSDDAKLIDIFYPGDQQSVTFGTKSRVGMGGMEAKVKAALWALQGGTSVVIANGTHPKVSGHVITDIVEGKKVGTFFSEVKPAGPTVEQQGEMARSGGRMLATLEPEQRAEIIHHLADLLTDQRDEILLANKKDLEEAEGRLAAPLLKRLSLSTSKLNSLAIGLRQIAASSQDSVGRVLRRTRIAKNLELEQVTVPIGVLLVIFESRPDCLPQVAALAIASGNGLLLKGGKEATHSNRILHLLAQEALSVHGVKEAIQLVNTREEVEDLCRLDKMIDLIIPRGSSQLVRDIQKAAKGIPVMGHSEGICHMYVDSEASVDKATRLVRDSKCEYPAACNALETLLIHRDLLRTPLFDQIIDMLRVEQVKIHAGPKFASYLTFSPSEVKSLRTEYGDLELCIEVVDSVQEAIDHIHKYGSSHTDVIVTENEKTAEFFLQHVDSACVFWNASTRFSDGYRFGLGAEVGISTSRIHARGPVGLEGLLTTKWLLRGQDHVVSDFSEHGSLKYLHENLPVPQRNTN; this is encoded by the exons ATGTTGAGTCAAGTCTACCGCTCTGGGTTCCTGCCCTTCCGCCAGTGTCTCCTGCCCTGGGTCCAATCCACAGGCCTCTCCAGATCTC GAGCTACAGATCGTGTCCAGCCCTCAACCATCAGACATGTTCGTTCTTGGAGCAACATCCCCTTTATCACTGTGCCTCTCAGTCGTACACATGGCAAGTCTTTTGCCCACCGCAGTGAGCTGAAGCATGCCAAGAGAATCGTCGTGAAACTCGGGAGTGCCGTAGTGACCCGGGGGGATGAGTGTGGCCTtgcactggggcgcctggcaTCTATTGTTGAGCAG GTGTCAGTGCTCCAGAATCAAGGCCGAGAGATGATGCTGGTGACCAGTGGAGCCGTAGCCTTCGGCAAGCAACGCTTGCGCCATGAGATCCTTTTGTCTCAGAGTGTGCGGCAGGCCCTGCACTCAGGGCAGAACCAGTTGAAAGAGATG GCAATTCCGGTCTTGGAAGCACGAGCCTGTGCAGCCGCCGGGCAGAGTGGGCTGATGGCCTTGTATGAGGCCATGTTTACTCAGTACAGCATCTGTGCTGCCCAG ATTTTGGTGACCAACTTGGATTTCCATGATGAGCAGAAGCGCAGAAACCTTAATGGGACACTTCATGAGCTCCTCCGAATGAACATAGTTCCCATTGTCAACACAAATGATGCTGTTGTGCCCCCAGCAGAGCCCAATAGTGATCTCCAGGGGGTAAAT GTTATTAGCGTTAAAGATAATGATAGCCTGGCTGCCCGTCTGGCTGTGGAAATGAAAACTGACCTCTTGATTGTTCTTTCAGATGTAGAAG GTCTCTTTGACAGTCCCCCAGGGTCAGATGATGCAAAGCTCATTGATATATTTTATCCTGGAGATCAGCAGTCTGTGACCTTTGGAACCAAGTCAAGAGTAGGAATGGGTGGCATGGAAGCCAAG GTGAAAGCGGCCCTCTGGGCTTTGCAAGGTGGCACTTCTGTGGTTATTGCCAACGGAACCCACCCAAAGGTGTCTGGACATGTCATCACAGACATtgtggagggaaagaaagttggcaCCTTCTTTTCTGAAGTAAAGCCTGCTG GCCCTACCGTTGAGCAGCAGGGAGAAATGGCTCGGTCAGGAGGAAGGATGCTGGCCACTCTGGAACCTGAGCAG AGAGCAGAGATTATTCATCATCTGGCTGATCTGTTGACGGACCAGCGTGATGAGATCCTGTTAGCCAACAAGAAAGActtggaggaggcagagg GGAGACTCGCGGCTCCTCTACTGAAACGGCTGAGCCTCTCCACATCTAAATTGAACAGCCTGGCCATCGGTCTGCGGCAGATCGCAGCCTCCTCACAGGACAGCGTGGGGCGTGTTTTGCGTCGAACCCGTATTGCCAAAAACTTGGAACTAGAACAAGTGACCGTCCCAATTGGAGTCCTGTTGGTCATCTTTGAATCTCGCCCAGACTGTCTACCCCAG GTGGCAGCCTTGGCTATAGCAAGTGGTAACGGCTTATTActcaaaggaggaaaggaggccaCACATAGCAACCGGATCCTTCACCTTTTAGCCCAAGAGGCCCTCTCAGTCCATGGGGTCAAGGAGGCCATACAGCTG GTGAATACCAGAGAAGAAGTGGAAGACCTTTGTCGCCTAGACAAAATGATAGACCTGATCATTCCACGTGGCTCTTCCCAGCTGGTCAGAGATATCCAGAAAGCTGCTAAGGGGATCCCGGTGATGGGGCACAGTGAGGGGATCTGCCACATGTATGTGGATTCAGAGGCCAGCGTCGATAAAGCCACCAGACTGG tcCGTGACTCTAAATGTGAATATCCGGCTGCCTGTAATGCTTTGGAGACTCTTTTAATCCACCGAGATCTGCTGAGAACACCATTGTTTGACCAGATCATTGACATGCTGAGAGTGGAACAG GTGAAAATTCATGCAGGCCCCAAGTTTGCCTCTTATCTGACCTTCAGCCCTTCTGAAGTAAAGTCCCTCCGAACTGAGTATGGGGACCTGGAATTGTGCATTGAAGTGGTGGACAGCGTCCAGGAGGCCATTGACCACATCCACAAGTACGGCAGCTCACACACAGACGTCATTGTCACAGAGAATG AGAAAACAGCAGAGTTCTTTCTCCAGCACGTAGATAGTGCCTGTGTGTTCTGGAATGCCAGCACTCGCTTCTCTGATGGCTACCGCTTCGGACTGG GAGCTGAAGTGGGCATCAGTACGTCGCGGATCCACGCGCGGGGGCCCGTAGGACTGGAGGGACTGCTCACTACGAAGTGGCTGCTGCGAGGGCAGGACCACGTGGTCTCTGATTTCTCCGAGCATGGAAGTTTGAAATACCTTCACGagaacctccctgtgcctcagagAAACACCAACTGA
- the ALDH18A1 gene encoding delta-1-pyrroline-5-carboxylate synthase isoform X5 yields the protein MLSQVYRSGFLPFRQCLLPWVQSTGLSRSHRVQPSTIRHVRSWSNIPFITVPLSRTHGKSFAHRSELKHAKRIVVKLGSAVVTRGDECGLALGRLASIVEQVSVLQNQGREMMLVTSGAVAFGKQRLRHEILLSQSVRQALHSGQNQLKEMAIPVLEARACAAAGQSGLMALYEAMFTQYSICAAQILVTNLDFHDEQKRRNLNGTLHELLRMNIVPIVNTNDAVVPPAEPNSDLQGVISVKDNDSLAARLAVEMKTDLLIVLSDVEGLFDSPPGSDDAKLIDIFYPGDQQSVTFGTKSRVGMGGMEAKVKAALWALQGGTSVVIANGTHPKVSGHVITDIVEGKKVGTFFSEVKPAGPTVEQQGEMARSGGRMLATLEPEQRAEIIHHLADLLTDQRDEILLANKKDLEEAEGRLAAPLLKRLSLSTSKLNSLAIGLRQIAASSQDSVGRVLRRTRIAKNLELEQVTVPIGVLLVIFESRPDCLPQVAALAIASGNGLLLKGGKEATHSNRILHLLAQEALSVHGVKEAIQLVNTREEVEDLCRLDKMIDLIIPRGSSQLVRDIQKAAKGIPVMGHSEGICHMYVDSEASVDKATRLVRDSKCEYPAACNALETLLIHRDLLRTPLFDQIIDMLRVEQVKIHAGPKFASYLTFSPSEVKSLRTEYGDLELCIEVVDSVQEAIDHIHKYGSSHTDVIVTENEKTAEFFLQHVDSACVFWNASTRFSDGYRFGLGAEVGISTSRIHARGPVGLEGLLTTKWLLRGQDHVVSDFSEHGSLKYLHENLPVPQRNTN from the exons ATGTTGAGTCAAGTCTACCGCTCTGGGTTCCTGCCCTTCCGCCAGTGTCTCCTGCCCTGGGTCCAATCCACAGGCCTCTCCAGATCTC ATCGTGTCCAGCCCTCAACCATCAGACATGTTCGTTCTTGGAGCAACATCCCCTTTATCACTGTGCCTCTCAGTCGTACACATGGCAAGTCTTTTGCCCACCGCAGTGAGCTGAAGCATGCCAAGAGAATCGTCGTGAAACTCGGGAGTGCCGTAGTGACCCGGGGGGATGAGTGTGGCCTtgcactggggcgcctggcaTCTATTGTTGAGCAG GTGTCAGTGCTCCAGAATCAAGGCCGAGAGATGATGCTGGTGACCAGTGGAGCCGTAGCCTTCGGCAAGCAACGCTTGCGCCATGAGATCCTTTTGTCTCAGAGTGTGCGGCAGGCCCTGCACTCAGGGCAGAACCAGTTGAAAGAGATG GCAATTCCGGTCTTGGAAGCACGAGCCTGTGCAGCCGCCGGGCAGAGTGGGCTGATGGCCTTGTATGAGGCCATGTTTACTCAGTACAGCATCTGTGCTGCCCAG ATTTTGGTGACCAACTTGGATTTCCATGATGAGCAGAAGCGCAGAAACCTTAATGGGACACTTCATGAGCTCCTCCGAATGAACATAGTTCCCATTGTCAACACAAATGATGCTGTTGTGCCCCCAGCAGAGCCCAATAGTGATCTCCAGGGG GTTATTAGCGTTAAAGATAATGATAGCCTGGCTGCCCGTCTGGCTGTGGAAATGAAAACTGACCTCTTGATTGTTCTTTCAGATGTAGAAG GTCTCTTTGACAGTCCCCCAGGGTCAGATGATGCAAAGCTCATTGATATATTTTATCCTGGAGATCAGCAGTCTGTGACCTTTGGAACCAAGTCAAGAGTAGGAATGGGTGGCATGGAAGCCAAG GTGAAAGCGGCCCTCTGGGCTTTGCAAGGTGGCACTTCTGTGGTTATTGCCAACGGAACCCACCCAAAGGTGTCTGGACATGTCATCACAGACATtgtggagggaaagaaagttggcaCCTTCTTTTCTGAAGTAAAGCCTGCTG GCCCTACCGTTGAGCAGCAGGGAGAAATGGCTCGGTCAGGAGGAAGGATGCTGGCCACTCTGGAACCTGAGCAG AGAGCAGAGATTATTCATCATCTGGCTGATCTGTTGACGGACCAGCGTGATGAGATCCTGTTAGCCAACAAGAAAGActtggaggaggcagagg GGAGACTCGCGGCTCCTCTACTGAAACGGCTGAGCCTCTCCACATCTAAATTGAACAGCCTGGCCATCGGTCTGCGGCAGATCGCAGCCTCCTCACAGGACAGCGTGGGGCGTGTTTTGCGTCGAACCCGTATTGCCAAAAACTTGGAACTAGAACAAGTGACCGTCCCAATTGGAGTCCTGTTGGTCATCTTTGAATCTCGCCCAGACTGTCTACCCCAG GTGGCAGCCTTGGCTATAGCAAGTGGTAACGGCTTATTActcaaaggaggaaaggaggccaCACATAGCAACCGGATCCTTCACCTTTTAGCCCAAGAGGCCCTCTCAGTCCATGGGGTCAAGGAGGCCATACAGCTG GTGAATACCAGAGAAGAAGTGGAAGACCTTTGTCGCCTAGACAAAATGATAGACCTGATCATTCCACGTGGCTCTTCCCAGCTGGTCAGAGATATCCAGAAAGCTGCTAAGGGGATCCCGGTGATGGGGCACAGTGAGGGGATCTGCCACATGTATGTGGATTCAGAGGCCAGCGTCGATAAAGCCACCAGACTGG tcCGTGACTCTAAATGTGAATATCCGGCTGCCTGTAATGCTTTGGAGACTCTTTTAATCCACCGAGATCTGCTGAGAACACCATTGTTTGACCAGATCATTGACATGCTGAGAGTGGAACAG GTGAAAATTCATGCAGGCCCCAAGTTTGCCTCTTATCTGACCTTCAGCCCTTCTGAAGTAAAGTCCCTCCGAACTGAGTATGGGGACCTGGAATTGTGCATTGAAGTGGTGGACAGCGTCCAGGAGGCCATTGACCACATCCACAAGTACGGCAGCTCACACACAGACGTCATTGTCACAGAGAATG AGAAAACAGCAGAGTTCTTTCTCCAGCACGTAGATAGTGCCTGTGTGTTCTGGAATGCCAGCACTCGCTTCTCTGATGGCTACCGCTTCGGACTGG GAGCTGAAGTGGGCATCAGTACGTCGCGGATCCACGCGCGGGGGCCCGTAGGACTGGAGGGACTGCTCACTACGAAGTGGCTGCTGCGAGGGCAGGACCACGTGGTCTCTGATTTCTCCGAGCATGGAAGTTTGAAATACCTTCACGagaacctccctgtgcctcagagAAACACCAACTGA